One Cucurbita pepo subsp. pepo cultivar mu-cu-16 chromosome LG09, ASM280686v2, whole genome shotgun sequence DNA window includes the following coding sequences:
- the LOC111802198 gene encoding (+)-neomenthol dehydrogenase-like, translated as MDSKEFDLSSASSSPFSDRWWSNNTVAVVTGANKGIGFALVRRLAQMELTVILTTRNEGRGLKAVESLRNEGLNVLFRRLDVSDPASINAFAAWFVANFPALDILVNNAAVSFNDIDHNSVENAETVIKTNFYGAKLLTQALLPLFRSSSSSRSRILNITSRLGTIDKVKNEKVKEILQSEDLAEEDIDGVVDAFLQDVKRGTWKKKGWPALWTDYAVSKLALNAYTRVLAKRSRSVSVNSFCPGFTQTSMTGGKGTHTADAAAVVGARLALLPPHRLPTGQFFSWGPNYDVPRKSKL; from the exons ATGGATTCCAAGGAATTCGACCTCTCTTCCGCCTCCTCTTCTCCCTTCTCCGACAG ATGGTGGTCCAATAACACAGTAGCGGTCGTCACCGGCGCCAATAAGGGCATCGGATTTGCCCTAGTTAGAAGATTAGCGCAAATGGAACTCACCGTCATATTAACCACTAGAAATGAAGGAAGAGGACTCAAGGCCGTTGAATCGCTGCGGAACGAAGGCCTCAACGTTCTGTTCCGCCGCCTCGATGTCTCCGATCCTGCCTCCATTAACGCCTTCGCCGCCTGGTTCGTCGCCAATTTTCCCGCCCTCGATATTCTT GTTAACAACGCTGCCGTATCCTTCAACGACATTGACCACAACTCCGTGGAAAACGCAGAAACAGTAATAAAAACTAACTTTTACGGCGCCAAATTGCTCACCCAGGCTCTGCTACCTCTTTTccgctcttcttcttcttctcgaaGCCGAATCCTCAATATCACCTCGAGGCTCGGCACCATCGAT aaaGTGAAGAACGAGAAAGTGAAGGAGATTTTGCAGAGCGAAGATCTGGCGGAGGAGGACATCGACGGCGTGGTGGATGCTTTTCTGCAGGACGTGAAGAGAGGGACgtggaagaagaaagggtGGCCGGCGCTGTGGACGGACTATGCGGTGTCCAAGCTGGCGCTGAACGCTTACACGAGAGTCTTGGCCAAGCGGAGTAGGAGTGTGAGTGTGAACAGCTTTTGCCCAGGCTTTACACAGACCTCAATGACGGGTGGGAAAGGGACACATACTGCCGATGCCGCCGCCGTTGTCGGAGCGAGGCTGGCGTTGCTGCCGCCTCATCGGTTGCCAACTGGGCAGTTCTTCTCTTGGGGGCCTAATTATGATGTCCCCAGAAAGTCCAAATTATAG